The genomic stretch AGTTACAacaaataataccaaataaacAAAATTTGCAAAGTTATAGAATAGAAACCATTACAATTGttgaagtttgatttgttttcctcgctgcttttcttttccttgaaatCTTCTCCAACCCACCTTTCAACCTCTTACCTGACActgtttttttcttcattttaatTCCTTTCACTCCAGTAGAGTTCCCTTCACCATAATCAAATTCCCAGGATGCTTGGCTCACATTTGTTTGTTGGACATTTGATGCATTACCTTGTAACTTATCATCCACTATCTTACACAAGCTCAACATAGCATCTTTAACAAACATGTAAGTGTCATCCCTTTCTGCTGCCTTGGTAACCAATTGAACATTCAACCCACACAACTCTTTGTAACGCATGTTTTGAAGTActtttggatccaaactagcaTTGTTAGTCATTGAATCATTAACTCCAAAATATCCAATTTTTGCTTTTCTTGTCCACCTTTTCAATACATAATCACTTGGgatcttcatgatatttttccatgTAAATATTTTCAGAATATGAGAACACAAAATTCCAGCAAATTCATACTTTCTACAGCTACACTCAATTTTTTCACACTTCTTATCAAGTGTAACTATATGATGGTTTTTCTTTTTGTGAGGAGTAACTTTATATTTTGTAAATGTATCAACATCCTCACAAATTTCTAGATTAGAATCATGAGATAAGCATCATTCCTGTTGAAAACACTTGTATACCTCAGGAGTATAAATTTCACTAGCATGCTTTAGAATCTCAATTGGAAACATTAAATAGGGAATAGTTGTATTTGATTTGAAATCAGCTTTTAATTCCTCATATCGACGATCATCAAGGAGTCTTTGGAAGTGATTGAAGAAGTCTAAAAACTTGTGTTTATAAGTGACATACTTTTTCACAATActattcatgctctcacttctttgggttgtagtcatATCCGCACAAAACATTTGTCGTCCATATACTAAAGCCCATTTTTCCTTGATGTTGTACATGCGCCTCAACCAATCATTGTCTTCAAGTGCATATTTGGTTAACATCATGTTCCATgctgaaataaaatcttcctcttcatcaaaatcatatatacatGAGGAAAAATCTTTAGCAAAGTCTCTAAACATAGAAAAAACTCCactcaaatgtatggcagcattttgaTAAATATGCCAAATGCACAAACGATGATGTGTTTCAGGCCATCTGGAAGCTAACGCCTTTGCCATTGCTGCATCTTGATCTGTAAGAATAGTAGTTGGCTTTTTCTCACCCATAGCTCTAGTTAATGTATCAAATAACCACTCAAAAGTCAAACTggtttcatcatataataaagcgGCGCCAAAAAGTATAGATTGTTTATGATGATTAACACCTACAAACAATGCAATTGGTCGACCTTCATTGTTCTTTCTGTAGGTTGTGTCAAAGCAAACAACATCTCCAAAATTAGCATAATCAGCTCTCATCTTAGCATCAGaccaaaaaatattagtaatcaaatcatcttcatcaacttggatagcataaaaaaaattaggatcatcGAACTGCATTTTCTGCAGATATTCCAATACACCCCCTGTATCCCCAATTCTCATATTTATTGTTCTTTTGGATCGTAAGTAGTTTTTATAATCCACAGGAATAAATCCTAAATTCTCCCTCCCACCAACTTGCCtcaccataagatcatgagatgctttTGGGGGAATTCCCACATCACTAGCCATCTCAATCTGTATCGCTGCAGAAGAAGATATATTCCTATGACTTCTATAGAGATGTGTTTTGTTTGGACTTGAgagataatgattatgctctttaacaaaCAGTACCACAGTAAACTTGCTTTTTTTCCGATTACAAATCTTCATCTTAGCCTCACAACCAAACCTTGTTTCATCACGACTTGCTTTGACATAAAGATCTCGtttgtcttttcctcttttacctTGGGCACAACAACAAAAAACCCTATCAAGTAATTTACCCGATTCATCCTTATGGATTCTACCTTTCCTTACACCAAATCCAACCTTTTTAGCATatgccaaataaaattgatatgcatCTTCTTCTGTCTCAAATTCCATTCCTATTTGTGGTATATCCAAATCTGTTTCAATATTCAAGCCTATACaatcaaacaaacaaagcaaaatgactaaaaaggaaactttgatatAATGAAGCTCAATACATtcccaatatgattcttattacctTCATCAATAACATCAAAGTTATCTTCGTGAATATCCTCATTTCCTTCAAAATTCAAACGACGACAACTTGTAGATTCACCCTCCATGATAATTACTTTGATCCTATAAAATCGAATGGATtatggaaaaaaaattaacaaaaaagaaGCATATAAAAACAACAATTTTATGTCAAATTACTGCACTTCTATTTAGTTATCAAATGCTCCAGATCCCACCAAGAATAGTTATTAACGAGAACCAAAATAGGTATCAAATGTCCATACTTATGTGCACTGAATACTGTATCTGTGCAGCATTTTTGTGCACTGAGTACTGCATCTGTGCAGCATTTTCTTTGTCAAAACTTTCATGTGCATGCAACAAACACATATAGCAATATAAACATGCAACAAACACATATAGATACGTATATAGCAAGctgattaattttctttttggaGTGCCATCTGATAATAGCTGACACTGAAGGAAAGCTGATATAGCAAGCTGATCAATTGTACCATATAGTTCCCTAAAGGAAAGATGACACTGAGGAAAGCTCAAAAGATGTACCAACAGTTGAAATCAGGGCGGCAGAGCTTGGGTGTCGCTGGTCGCCGGGCAGGCCTGGACCTCAGTTGGATTTCTGCGTGAGTCGGGACCGTTGGAGGCCGTCGCGGACGCCGCGCGCCGTCGGGGACACGAGGGGTTAGGGTTGGGAAATATGTGGGCGTGAAGGTTTTCCGTCGTCGGGGCTGCTGTGGTAGAGAGAGGCTTCCGTCgccggcgtgaggttagggctcctcctcctcctcttcgttTTAGCAGGTAAATGGGCGACTGTCGCGATCGCGGGACGACGATGGAGAGGCTAGGGATTGCGTTTCGCATGAGTTTGTGGTCCAGCACGAGCTCACGTGCTGTTCACGTGATAACATTTTATATGGGATTTGTGGTGCAGGGATGGAGCAGGGATTTGTGGTGCAGACGATCCGAACTGGATCACATGCCAACATCTAATTCTTTGaatgttaaaaatatatatatatatatatatatatagagagatgttataatataatattcaAATGGTATAATAAATATGGATCACATGCCAACATCTAATTCTTTGaatgttaaaaatatatatatatatatatatatatatatatatatatatatatatatatatatataataaatataatatcaGGTAAATGTGAATGTTAAAATGAATACGcgtatgttttaataaaaaaataataatattgtactatttaattaaaaatttagctttttaataattaatttcagtaaaacttaaaattaaattaagttaatatttttttatattgaaaataattttaaagattattaaaaaatttctagTATTTTTATACTGTGAGTCAAATTGTCACAAAGTATTTAAGATTCGATCTTCTatgcatttataaaaaaaaaatctttaaataaaatatataataacgtGATATTATGCTTTTAAATGGTCCATTATGAGCTTAATTTGCTCtattaatcaataaaaaaaatttatatttactctattaatcaataaaaaaattttatgtgACCGAATGATcgttagggctgtaaatgaaccaagcgttcatgaacaagtttggtgttcgatttggtaagaacttgtttatgttcgttcaatatacattagattaattaaacaaacaagcttgaatagttCGTTAAGCTAAACGAACAAACTTGAACAgtattcagctcgttaacgttcgtgaacaatgttcgtgaacaacgttcacgaaccatatttattaataaaattcttttcaatatgttaaataaacaataaaataaaataaaataaatttaaattattaatcttaataaccaatcaaacaattaaaagtttcaaacaagcttgaattgagagcttgataacatctaaacgaatcaaactcaagccaagctcgaaccaagctcaagccaagcttgaattgagagcatgataacatctaaacgaatcaagctcaagtcAATCTTCAAGCAacctcaagctcataaaaaataaatcaaaccaagcttgaacactcatttcaaaagcttggttcattttaagttcggctcggttatcttatcaaacaagcttgaacaccccaaagctcagctcggctcgatttagttcggctcggttcgacttgtttacaaccctaataATTGTTCAAATTTAGTGTTAGTTCATTATTTGTTTTTTAAAtgttagttttttttaagtttactcatagattacttttaaaattagaatacttatattcattaaaaaataataaataaatactatTATAATTACAATTATCTTCATGGAATACCACATATTTTAATCTACAATTTGAAGTAGTTCCTGATTAATCTTATTTTTTTCCCTTAGATATAGAGtattattatataaaattttgagattaaaattTAGCTGTGTCCGAACATGTTTTTTCTGCACAGATTAGGAGTGCTGGACGAGCAAATCACATTTTACCATGTGATTaatcttatttttagaattaaactgatttttcttaaaaaataaatgCCACTTGGCCTTTAATATTGCTCTTGAATCGCTAATTAATGCACATCAATTCAGGAAGTTGATCTAGACAGAACGGCCGTTGGGTTGGAAACAGTGtcgagttacatttgagaaaCCCACCAGATCACGCGGCGGCTGGAGGACACGTAATTCATAACACGGAGCTCGAGTAACGAACAGAAGTCTCACCGCGGCTGGCGGAATTTTTTTTATGGGTAAAACTAaatgattaaaattttatcagttagaatcaatatatgtaaatatatatatgaatattttaataatattatatgtgtatattaattatatgtatatatatatatatatattttaattgaaggataaaaaattttaactaaTCAGATTTTGACCAACAAAAATTAtcgtttttttattttgatttatttgttttaattgaataaaaaatttaaaaattaaaattaaatcaaattaataatatattccGTGGGTAATTGACGTCGTCGGAAGGGTCGTTGTCGGTCACGGTGTGCGACTTATGGGTTAAGGTGGGTTAGTATGGATGGTAGTATTTGTTTTTTAATACatctttttataaatatttaatttattttatttgtctCTTCTTCTCTGATTAAATACGCTAATAATTCAGTTAAACAAAAAGAATCTCTTTCTGATTCtaaatcatattaaataaatgatatttataatcCTATTTTGTTACAAAAAATTCAATTTGTCTCAATTAATATGTCGGCATTTTCGATTTGTTACagaattaaattatataatatatgaTCTACCATAGCCATTGTGGATGATTTGGTACAGAGATTTCCTAGGAAGTAGCTTCGGTTGGACGGACTCGCGGACCCTTTTCTCTCGGTCTTTCGTCTCTTTCTCTCTCCTCTCACATTCGTTATCCTCTTACTTTTCGCCTCTTCTCCTTTCTTAGATTGCCATCCAATCTCTAGGTTTGCTTGCACTAATACCCCAAAAGATTGATTCTGGAGAGGAGGTAAGATTGTAATTTTGATGAATCGTGATCCTTTGACGCACTTACTATTGTTCCAATatcttttattcatttttttatttctccGAGAAATGAAATCTTTTTAAGGTTTTTGATTCAGTTTCTCCCTTCGTTGGTATCCGCCCACACGCGGATCCTTAAGGTACTTTGCCTCCTCTCGAGTGTTTATTCGGATCGGGACCGAAAGATTGCAACTTTTCGTGGAAGATCGATTCGATGGGAAGGGTGAAACTGAAGATAAAGAGGTTGGAGAATAGCAGTAGTCGACAGGTCACTTATTCGAAGAGGAAAGCGGGGATACTAAAGAAGGCAAAGGAGCTCTCCATTTTGTGTGACATCGATCTTCTTTTAATCATGTTTGCGCCTAATTCAAAAGCTACTATATGCGTTGGAGATCGTAGGTAAATGTTTCTTACCCCCCTTGATCAATTTACATGCTACATTTGCATTTGAGAATGTTGATCTAATATTTAACTAAATTGAAATATGTTCCTTTCACGGCAAGATCATTGGATTGAATCTCTGTGCGCTTATTTATCTCTGGAAGGAACTAGCCTTATTCCCTTGAATTAATGGTCTATtagtgtatatatatttttttcacttGTAATTTTTTACTGAAATATGTCCAAGATATTGTAGACTTTTCCTCCTCAATGTTAAGTTATTGAAATTCCTATCATTGGAAATAGTCTCATCTCATCCCATgaagtattttaaaatttatgtctATTCGCGATCATCTTAATCAATCATAAAAATTCTTCTCATGTTTTAGTTACTTGAAATTGTAAATAATCATCTTTTTCTTACTTTTAAGTGTTTTTTAAAAGGTGCATGCTGGTTTTCTCTCAAGATACCCAAGCTAAACCCTCCTAAtgtcctttttttaaaaaaaaaaaaattctatgaaaCTTATATTTGGATGAGTAGCCTGGCTTGGCAACCACTCTTCAAAACCTGGCTAGCATTCTCCCCTTTGATGATATTTAATGACTTCTTTCTAGTTTGTATTTTGTCAATTGCAAAATCCAGTTCATACTTTAACAAATTAAACCCTAACTTTTAAGAGTGAAAAAAGACTTCAATCattctcaattttataatggtTAACCAATCATCAATATGATGTTAGATTCTCAATTATGTTCAactaatgaagatatctttttttttttttttgttgaggcATGTGGTTTGTGACTCAGCATGCATGCGATCCAATTACCATGGGTCTTCTTTGACTTTTACTGTTTTACAACAAAGGATCCCTCAAACTTACCTtactaactttaaaaatttacaatTATCATTAACTTGTAATATTATATAGCAACTACTTaggaatgtttttttttttaatgttattcaACCTCGCCTATATTTGAACAAATTGTGATCTAAACCACTCTATAGACcatttactttattttttattttctttgtcaaCTAGCAATATTGAGAAGGTCATTGAAAGGTTTGCTCAAGTATCTCCACAAGAAAGGGCAAAAAGGTATGCATCTATTCTCATTGATTTTGCTTTATGTTTCTTCCTTACCATGACTTTTCAATGAGAACCTTTTTCTTCCTAATTTGATAGGAAATTAGAGAGCCTTGAAGTAAGTTTGTTTATCGTTCTACGTTAACCATCAAAAAATGAGTATGATCATTCCATCTTTGTTTTGGAGAAGACTGAATTCACACAATTAACTTGTTTgcacattttaaaattttatcttttctttAGGCTCTTAAGAAAACGTTTAAGAAGTTGGACCATGATGTCAATATCCAAGAGTTCCTTGGTCCAAGGTATTGTTTATGTTtatataatgttttttttttgcataatgcCCTTAATTAGTTCTaacataatttattttttcttacaGCGAAGAATCAATTGAGGTATGACATTGaaatttatttctccatcatcatTGAAAAATAgagtaaattttgattttagcCTTTTTGAAGTTTAGTCTAGGTTTCTATTTGACCttgaaattttaaatatatcttatGCATAATCATATCCAATTTTGAATTGTAATTAATGGTGTATAACTAATTAGTTTGAGTTTACTAAAGATTAATGGAAAATTGAGACACTTAAAACTCACTTGTCAAATTGAGGCTTAGTCTAAACTTCAAGGGGAAATACTAAAATATCCCTTTTAATAGACCTTTCTGATCCTTGATATATCTTTATGCAGGATCTAACAAATCACTTGAGGTCATTGCATGGTCAATTACTAGAAGTACAAAAAAGATTAAGgtgctattttttaaaaaaatttctatactcCTTCCTACATAAATTAGGGCTTGCAAAAGCAATTAGTTACTTTTTGTCTTAATAAGTTGTACCTTGATTGTTCATGGTGATAATTCATAGTTCATATGCAATTGTATGCTAGAGATAGTTCTACCATGTTACATAAGTTGTCATATAACATCAAACAATTGGGTAGCTAGATTATAACTTGCCCAAAGGGAGGTTTCAAATTTATCTTTCTACTTGTGACATTTTTATATATTCATTAACTGTGCTATGTTATTATAATGACTTAACAACTATTTGTTAATGTGTGATTTATGATAAAGAAGGTGGTGTGCCAACCCAATATCCTAAAGACAGCATTGTTAGTTGTGGTCATTATGCATAATCATGGATAATTGTGTACAAATAAGTGAAGACTAAAGAAAGATTTGTTATGCAACTAAAGAATAGACACTTGGATTTCCACTGGAAGCCTTGAGTTTAGAAAgatgtttattttttaatatgtCCTAACCAACCCAATAGTTGTTGGGAATGTAACAAAGGGAGAGGAGGTCAAGGATGCCTAAGGGAGCCACGTTGTTTGATTTTTTTGTGAAGATTACAAATAATATGGCTAAATTAATCTAGACCTAGTACCTCCCTTCTTGAGTGGTTTAGtcatttaattaatgttttaTCTTGCTTATAAGATATCTActagtaaaaaaataatagaaggtcaggataactacataaaagaaaataaatcatagAATCATAGTTAGGTAATATGAGAATGGTTCTCAATTGTAATTTGTAAGAGGATTAGTTAATGCCaataaataagaagaagaagaaaaatagatACCTTGTATTGTACAAAACCATTTCTTCATGTGTGTTTTGTGAATAATACACTAACTTGTAGGAATATTGCTTTTCTATATGATATATATAGAAATAATAGATTTCTTTTGCATATCTTATTTTCTCTTTTAGCCATCTTTTTCCCCCTTTATCTTCCACGTCAACAAAGTTTCATTCAATAAGAAAATCATGATATGATGTTGAATACTTCAAAAACACATATATTGTTGTTATTAATGGATTATGATCAAGAGTAGTTTACAATTACAACTTTACTTTTCTATTTCAGTTGTTGGGCAGATCCAGATAAGATTAATAACATAGACCATATTAGAGCTATGGAACAATCACTCAAGGAATCCCTAAACCGAATTCAGGCACATAAGGTACTAAAATATCTAAACTCAACTTCAATTGCCTAGTAAATGCATCATCTCATAGTATATTTTATCATGTCTATTGCAAATTTCATATGCATATTAACTTAGCCAAATACTTCTCACTTGAGTCTCAACCCAAAATATTGTTGCTTCGTATTTTATTTTAACatattctaaaattattttattttttccatctTGACAGGAAAATTTTGGGAAACAACTTATTTCTGTAGATTGCAATGGCCAAgtatactagttttttttttttttgctttttcatCACTATGGAAAGTAATTGATGCATACTTATTCATATATACAGTTCCAAAATGACATGCATTTGCCATTGGGACTAGGCTATGCACAAGGAGCCTCATCAGTGTCATGGTTGCATGACACTGATTGTCAACAATTAATGCTTCCACAAGATGCTAATTTAATATCTCAGAGGTGAGGAAATAATATGTTTTACTCTAAAATCATCCTTTATTTATAGGTAAGGTTTGGAATTTTCGATAGTTTTGATCATAGTTTATCCTTTCATTGTAAATATAACTCATTGATTCTTTGTGCATGTTCAAGAACTAAACTCTGTTTACTTCTAATGAATCTTAGTGTAGGAAAGTAGGACTGACTTCATGATCGAattcctatttttttttcatttgtatattttgatgttagccggccccacctagtgggataatgtttggttgttgttgttggtaTATATTTTGATGTCTTAAGATTTGTACTTGTGAAAGACGATGAAATGATTCTCAATTTGTGAATTGTTATTTTTCCTTGTAGGAATGTAAGATGCTCCTCGGATACAGGTCTTCCAGATTATCCTGCTTACTTCAACACAGATAAACAAACAGAGGCCAATGAACTAGTACCGGATGAATCCCTCCATGGTTTTAGCCCAAATGCTTGTTTTAGGCTACAACTAGGAGCACAATTCCACTACCAAACGTATGGTCATACTTTGTTGAATGAAAGGATGTTCAAGCCCGAGGTAGATCATAGTTTACAGGAACACACTCTTGATTATCAAGTGAATCATTTCGAGACACCCGGTCCAGGTTATGATGCTAGCTTTCAAAATTGGGCTTCTACATCTGGGAATTGTGAAGTTGCAATCTATGATGAAAGGTCATACACCCAAGTGAGTGTTCTGAAACAATAACCTTCTACTCTCATAGTTGGTTCACTATAAATGAAGTATAAAGTAACAACAAGAGTCGCATAAATTATTACTAGAATCGAGATGTCCCAATCACGATTATTACCTTCTTTGAGTCAttcttaatctcaaaattttacaattacaGTATTTTGATGTCATTTTGCAGCAACAATAACCAGAAGGAAGTCCCATCTCATTGTCAGTATTGTTAGTATTGCAAGATTTCATTCTCAAATTCTTTACTCTTCGTTGCAACGGAAAACAGATGAAGCTTTGAGTTGTGGTGACTCCATCTCCTTCACAGAAGCCGTGATCCTAGAAAAATAGATGATACGAAGTGGGATTATATACTGTCATGTATATTTTTATTAGGAAAATTAAGCATCTCTcctgtaaaaaaaaacatatatttgCTCTTTCATTATGTTTAAGTTCGTTCTACGTAGATCAGGAGGTTTTCTCCTCTTGTAAATTTTCTTATGTACTTATTTTGTATACTTACTCATTGTAACACTAAGAAAGCAATCGGGTTCATGATGAATAACCTTTAACAATTTAtacacaaatttaaattaaattattattaaataagctcaatatatttttcaattttcttCTCTCTCTCCTGTTTTTTAACTTGAaagtctttctttctttctttatcaATGAATATATTTCTATTGATTTTTTAAAGATCAtgttaaatttatttctttttagtttgaaggaaaaataaaataagatagcTTTTTAATATGAGATGCCTTAATTTTTAGTATAAAAGACAATCAGCGTGAGTTGGCGCTGCCACCCCACGATACGATGCGGCATTTTTGATGAAGTCGCACCAAACCCTTCCGTCCACCGTCTCTTCTACCGTTTGTTCAGCTTACTAATCTCCCTCGAGTCCCGTCACCGCCCTTCTGGTACACGCCAGCCGACGGAGCTTAAAAGTATTATGGTAAAGAGGCTACACGGTTCTCCGCCCCTTCTCATGTCCCAGCTGGCTTGTCCCTGAGATGGGAAAACGAAGTGGCAATCTTTTAGTGGATGCTAAACCTGTATGGTGTTTGGTCGTCACGGGGAATGCTACTTTCAACTCGACCCCACAGATCGGTCAGTAAACCTGACCGAGACGAGATCAAGGATAGTTTGGTAATTAGGGCGGTTATTTCCATTTCCATCCCCCCTCCTTTCAAGCGAAGCAATTACTCCGTCCGCCATTTCTCTCTCTCATCCACGGAGAAGAAGTGGGCGAGCGATGCGGCGGAGGGTGGCACCGGATTCTTCGGCGATGGTGGCGGGAGGAGGAGGCGGAGGCGTTGGAGGGTGGGCGACGGAGGCGGAGCGGCAGGAGCAGGTGCAGCTGTTCTCCGCGATCAGCAACGGGGAGGACTTGGGCCCCTTCGTCCGCCGGGCGTTCGTCTCCGGACGGCCGGAGTCGTTGCTTTCCTCCTTGCGACACTTCTCTCGGTCGAAGGAGTCTGAGATCGAGGAAGTGTGCAAGGCGCACTACCAGGATTTCATCCGCGCTGTGGACGATCTTCGCTCCCTTCTCAAGGATGTCGACTCGCTCAAATCGGCCCTGGATGACTCAAACACCGCTCTCCAGTCCGCCGCTGGCCCTCTCCTCGCTGCTCTCGATTCCTACCTCGAGGCCCGTGCTGTCGCCGACAATCTCTCCGCCGCCCTAGATGCCGCCCAGCTCTGCAGTCGTCTCTTCGCGCACCTCGCCCGCGCCAACGAGCATCTCGAAGCAGACCATCTGTACCTTGCGCTGCGCGCCGTCGCTGCCGCCGAGCGGGACTACCTCCCCTCCACTACTCACCCCACTATTCGACGCATGCTTCTCCGCCTCATTCCCGCTGTCCGTGCCCATGCGGAGCGCAAGATCTCCAAGGAGTTCTCTGATTGGATGGTTCAGATCCGCGTCGCGAGCCGCCACCTCGGCCAGATCGCTATTGGTCGCGCATCCGCCGCACGCCAGCGCGAGGAGGAGCTACGCGCTCGCCAGCGCCAAGCAGAGGAGCAGGGCCTCCTCCGATCCAGCTCTGTCACGTCCACTCCCGCTTTCCGTGATAACACCTACTCCCTCCGAGTTGAGGAGGATGATGATTGGGCCGGCGACGATGCGGATGATCTCGCAGCAGCAGCAGCCGCTGCTGCATCCTCGGAAGGCAGTACTCCGGGTCTCGATCTCACCCCTCTCTATCGAGCCTATCATATCCACAAAACCCTCAGCCTCGAGGAGCGCTTCCGGAGGTACTATTTCGAGAACCGCAAGTTGCAGCTAACCTCAGACTTCCAAGTCTCCTCTTTGACCCCGTTCCTCGAATCGCACCAGACCTTCTTCGCTCAGATTGCTGGCTTCTTCATAGTAGAGGATCGAATCCTCCGCACGGGCGGTGGCCTCATCGCTAGACCCGACGTTGATGCTCTCTGGGAGACTGCCGTCAACAAGATGGTGTCTGTGCTTGAGGACCAATTCTCCCGGATGCAGACGGCCAACCACCTCCTTCTCATCAAGGACTACGTCAGCCTATTCGGCGTCACCCTCCACCGCTATCGATATGCGGTTGACCCCCTCCTCAACGTTCTCTCCAAGCATCGGGACAAGTACCATGATCTGCTCCTCTCTGATTGCCGCCGGCAGGTTTCGGAGGCCCTTGACGCAGACAAGTTTGCGCAAATGGTAATGAAAAAGGAGTACGAGTACTCAATGAACGTCCTCTCCTTTCAGATCCAGACAT from Zingiber officinale cultivar Zhangliang chromosome 5B, Zo_v1.1, whole genome shotgun sequence encodes the following:
- the LOC121986002 gene encoding agamous-like MADS-box protein AGL65 — its product is MGRVKLKIKRLENSSSRQVTYSKRKAGILKKAKELSILCDIDLLLIMFAPNSKATICVGDRSNIEKVIERFAQVSPQERAKRKLESLEALKKTFKKLDHDVNIQEFLGPSEESIEDLTNHLRSLHGQLLEVQKRLSCWADPDKINNIDHIRAMEQSLKESLNRIQAHKENFGKQLISVDCNGQFQNDMHLPLGLGYAQGASSVSWLHDTDCQQLMLPQDANLISQRNVRCSSDTGLPDYPAYFNTDKQTEANELVPDESLHGFSPNACFRLQLGAQFHYQTYGHTLLNERMFKPEVDHSLQEHTLDYQVNHFETPGPGYDASFQNWASTSGNCEVAIYDERSYTQQQ
- the LOC121986003 gene encoding exocyst complex component SEC15B-like, whose product is MRRRVAPDSSAMVAGGGGGGVGGWATEAERQEQVQLFSAISNGEDLGPFVRRAFVSGRPESLLSSLRHFSRSKESEIEEVCKAHYQDFIRAVDDLRSLLKDVDSLKSALDDSNTALQSAAGPLLAALDSYLEARAVADNLSAALDAAQLCSRLFAHLARANEHLEADHLYLALRAVAAAERDYLPSTTHPTIRRMLLRLIPAVRAHAERKISKEFSDWMVQIRVASRHLGQIAIGRASAARQREEELRARQRQAEEQGLLRSSSVTSTPAFRDNTYSLRVEEDDDWAGDDADDLAAAAAAAASSEGSTPGLDLTPLYRAYHIHKTLSLEERFRRYYFENRKLQLTSDFQVSSLTPFLESHQTFFAQIAGFFIVEDRILRTGGGLIARPDVDALWETAVNKMVSVLEDQFSRMQTANHLLLIKDYVSLFGVTLHRYRYAVDPLLNVLSKHRDKYHDLLLSDCRRQVSEALDADKFAQMVMKKEYEYSMNVLSFQIQTSDITPAFPYVAPFSSSVPDLCRISRSFIEDSVSFMSHGGQLDIYPIVKKYLERLLIEVVDGSIVRLIDSGGLGVSQAMQVAANMAVLERACEFLFRHAAQLSGIPLRNAEKGRREFPLKKSRDATERLLLGLLRNKIDDFMMLTDSISWLGESPPPNGNEYTNEVIIYLETLVSTAQQILPINVLWRVLQGVLSHICDKIIGLFMSDAVKRFNSNAVFGIDIDLKMFESFTENQSHVFYDSDDSSANELKLALLEARQLVNLLMSNNPENFLNAVIRERSYNKLDYKKVVTITEKFRESSDRLFGTFGTRGAKQNPKQKSLDALIKRLKDAS